From a region of the Torulaspora globosa chromosome 7, complete sequence genome:
- the ASK1 gene encoding Ask1p (ancestral locus Anc_2.588): MTKSDIAARGQKSRWPAAHATGRKTGQETATTMAEETLEKLDQEITLNLQKIDSNLSYCFNRITKQIIPRVTQYGAVCEEIMDHASWLGSMFQQTGNVELSLQAAGGDSAASPPPSDTLFPLAGREAEQRGPPAAALSDDEDAFHTADVAAAADSSDDDAEGSTLQRQRRKRKVSLLLQQEFGSSSSMVPSPVAIAQRGAAAALRPDSSTTGGYRGMLDSSPVKQQSTDRQQPDESTKQVPKPGTVIHFSTGA; the protein is encoded by the coding sequence ATGACAAAGAGCGATATCGCGGCGCGCGGTCAAAAGTCGAGATGGCCAGCTGCGCACGCCACGGGCAGAAAGACAGGACAAGAGACGGCGACGACGATGGCTGAGGAGACGTTGGAGAAGCTGGACCAGGAGATCACCCTGAACTTGCAGAAGATCGACTCCAACCTCAGCTACTGTTTCAATCGGATCACGAAACAGATCATCCCGCGCGTTACCCAGTACGGGGCAGTGTGCGAGGAGATCATGGACCACGCCAGCTGGCTGGGGTCGATGTTCCAGCAGACGGGGAACGTCGAGCTGAGCCTGCAGGCGGCGGGCGGCGACAGCGCCGCCTCGCCGCCGCCCAGCGATACGCTGTTCCCGCTCGCTGGCAGGGAGGCAGAGCAACGGGGGCCGCCGGCGGCGGCCCTCTCTGACGATGAGGACGCGTTCCACACGGCAGACGTGGCGGCAGCCGCCGACTCGAGCGACGACGACGCCGAGGGCAGCACGCTGCAGCGCCAGCGCCGCAAGCGCAAGGtgtcgctgctgctgcagcaggaGTTCGGCTCGAGCTCCAGCATGGTGCCGTCGCCCGTGGCGATCGCGCAGCGGGGCGCGGCCGCCGCGCTGCGCCCGGACTCCTCGACCACCGGCGGCTACCGGGGCATGCTCGACAGCTCGCCCGTGAAGCAGCAGAGCACGGACCGGCAGCAGCCGGACGAGAGCACGAAGCAGGTGCCCAAGCCCGGGACGGTGATCCACTTCTCGACCGGCGCGTAG
- the MDM35 gene encoding Mdm35p (ancestral locus Anc_2.587): MGNAMSASFAPECTELKKQYDDCFNEWYSEKFLKGKSIENECSKQWYAYTTCVDANLVKQGIKPALDEARKEAPFENGGAIEQQDQ; encoded by the coding sequence ATGGGGAACGCAATGTCTGCCAGTTTTGCACCGGAATGCACcgagctgaagaagcagtaCGATGACTGTTTCAACGAGTGGTACAGCGAGAAGTTTCTCAAGGGGAAGTCGATCGAGAACGAGTGTTCGAAGCAGTGGTACGCGTACACGACGTGTGTGGACGCGAATCTCGTGAAGCAGGGAATCAAGCCGGCGCTTGACGAGGCCCGCAAGGAGGCGCCCTTCGAGAACGGCGGGGCCATCGAACAGCAGGACCAGTAG